A genomic region of Candidatus Hydrogenedentota bacterium contains the following coding sequences:
- a CDS encoding MoxR family ATPase — protein sequence MSIPQFQGTDKYYLDPELKGIVNIALTMEKPLLLTGEAGTGKTQLAMEVARALGMDTEILRCKSTIKGEEACYTQDTVLRLNDARFGPGESGRHVESFYDYVIWGPIGRAFRADKKVVLLLDEVDKTESDVQDNLLDILEECQFTIREVNDTIKAAIRPAIFITSNAKRELSDPFLRRCYCHHIAFPSREDMREIVNLHYPQTSPKLLEAAINIFYELRERGFEKPPATSELLDWIGALEATGQVPNPDMPPLTGALLKRAGDILRYRGGGSPSRGSRY from the coding sequence ATGTCCATTCCGCAGTTCCAAGGCACCGATAAGTACTACCTGGACCCCGAGCTGAAGGGGATCGTCAATATCGCCCTGACCATGGAGAAGCCGCTCCTCCTCACGGGCGAGGCGGGCACGGGCAAGACCCAGCTTGCCATGGAAGTGGCGCGCGCGCTGGGTATGGACACGGAGATCCTCCGCTGCAAATCCACGATCAAGGGCGAGGAGGCCTGCTACACGCAGGACACGGTGCTCCGCCTGAACGACGCGCGCTTTGGTCCCGGCGAATCCGGCCGCCACGTGGAGAGTTTTTACGACTACGTGATCTGGGGTCCCATCGGGCGGGCCTTTCGCGCGGACAAAAAGGTGGTGCTGCTGCTGGACGAGGTGGACAAGACCGAGTCCGATGTGCAGGACAACCTGCTCGACATCCTGGAGGAATGCCAGTTCACCATCCGCGAGGTGAACGACACCATCAAGGCGGCCATCCGCCCCGCGATCTTCATCACCTCCAACGCCAAGCGCGAGCTTTCCGATCCTTTCCTGCGCCGCTGCTACTGCCACCATATCGCATTCCCCTCGCGGGAGGACATGCGCGAAATCGTCAACCTCCACTACCCGCAGACCAGCCCGAAACTCCTGGAGGCCGCCATCAACATCTTCTACGAGCTCCGCGAGCGCGGCTTCGAGAAGCCCCCGGCGACGAGCGAGCTCCTGGACTGGATCGGCGCGCTCGAGGCCACGGGCCAGGTCCCGAATCCCGACATGCCCCCGCTTACCGGCGCCCTGCTCAAGCGCGCGGGCGACATCCTCCGCTACCGCGGCGGCGGCAGCCCCTCGCGCGGATCGCGCTACTGA
- a CDS encoding acetylxylan esterase, with product MKTLFATLLCLAALPATASTHWFNAIDLSDSPRAVAPGTYQVWAWVPVASGGSLAVNGQTLAVPAGDENAQSRNKNGWYWVRAGEAACPDGQASIKLGEGVAAVALSTAADFDPAIAQARRRVLDRPEPVVDGRGQRARHTDTIFTMPPFETAADWEAYAEKLRLQVRLSSGLYPWPEKTPLNAEITGTITREDYSVSKVKFEAYPGFYVTGNLYRPLGDGPFPGMICPHGHWGEGRLEDSERGSIPARGITLARMGIVTFMYDMIGYVDSLQFDHNWGGEREKLWGVHPFALQLWSSVRAVDFLQSLPEVMPDRIGCTGASGGGTQTFALTAIDPRIRVSAPVNMISSRMQGGCLCENAPILRLFNSNMEIGALTAPNPLLLVSATGDWTRETPRVEYPAIRSIFDLYGAGDRVKNVHVDAPHNYNLESREAMYRFMGRWLLNESGWDGFTEPPYQIEPKEALRVFPDQERNTAEGEAIVERVIESIAARWDGLLAGAGHDPAAFAAAHRQAFAQVMGTAVPDAADLACERFRMEERGAYVQENWVLGRRGEGDAIPALFFRGVGPAPQDAVLLVSGGGKESFLDPATGLPGALVQGLIDAGHAVLCIDPFLTGEQRGVTEHVQRLRAGGFMDTFQPTDTGYRVQDVITAAAFLRARRDLTGSVTVAGLDSAGLWTLLASAVDGQMTKTYADLGGFDPESDQAWVEQHYLPCIRSVRDVKTASALIAPAPLFVATESATAPRGMIGAVGVASASGDAALLSLLK from the coding sequence ATGAAAACGTTATTCGCCACCCTGCTGTGTCTCGCGGCGCTGCCCGCGACGGCGTCCACCCACTGGTTTAACGCCATCGACCTGAGCGACAGCCCCCGCGCCGTCGCGCCGGGAACGTACCAGGTCTGGGCGTGGGTCCCCGTAGCGAGCGGCGGCAGCCTCGCGGTGAACGGGCAGACGCTGGCCGTTCCGGCGGGCGATGAAAACGCGCAGTCCCGGAACAAGAATGGCTGGTACTGGGTCCGCGCGGGCGAGGCCGCGTGTCCCGACGGCCAGGCGTCCATCAAGCTGGGCGAGGGCGTGGCGGCGGTGGCGCTCTCCACGGCGGCGGACTTCGATCCGGCGATTGCCCAGGCCCGGCGGCGGGTGCTGGACCGGCCGGAGCCGGTGGTGGACGGGCGGGGTCAGCGCGCGCGCCACACGGATACGATTTTCACCATGCCGCCCTTCGAAACGGCGGCGGACTGGGAGGCCTACGCGGAGAAATTGCGCCTCCAGGTGCGCCTGAGCTCGGGGCTCTACCCGTGGCCGGAGAAGACGCCGCTGAACGCCGAGATCACCGGGACCATCACCCGCGAGGACTACAGCGTCTCGAAGGTGAAGTTTGAGGCCTACCCGGGCTTCTACGTGACCGGCAACCTCTACCGCCCCCTGGGCGATGGGCCGTTTCCGGGCATGATCTGCCCGCACGGCCATTGGGGAGAAGGGCGCCTGGAAGACAGCGAGCGCGGATCCATCCCGGCGCGCGGCATCACCCTCGCCCGCATGGGCATCGTCACCTTCATGTACGACATGATCGGGTATGTGGACAGCCTCCAGTTCGATCACAACTGGGGCGGGGAGCGGGAGAAGCTCTGGGGCGTGCATCCCTTCGCCCTCCAGCTCTGGTCCTCGGTGCGCGCGGTCGACTTCCTCCAGTCCCTGCCCGAGGTCATGCCCGATCGCATCGGGTGCACGGGCGCGTCCGGCGGGGGCACGCAGACCTTCGCGCTCACGGCGATCGACCCGCGCATCCGGGTTTCGGCGCCGGTCAACATGATTTCCTCCCGCATGCAGGGCGGCTGCCTCTGCGAGAACGCGCCGATCCTGCGCCTCTTCAATTCCAACATGGAAATCGGCGCGCTCACGGCGCCAAATCCCCTCCTGCTCGTGTCCGCCACGGGCGACTGGACGCGGGAGACGCCGCGCGTGGAGTACCCGGCAATCCGCAGCATTTTCGACCTCTACGGCGCGGGCGATCGCGTGAAGAACGTGCACGTGGACGCCCCGCACAACTACAACCTCGAAAGCCGCGAGGCCATGTACCGCTTCATGGGCCGCTGGCTGCTGAACGAGTCCGGCTGGGACGGCTTCACGGAGCCGCCGTATCAGATTGAGCCGAAAGAGGCCCTCCGCGTGTTCCCGGACCAGGAACGCAACACCGCCGAAGGCGAGGCGATCGTCGAGCGCGTCATCGAATCCATCGCCGCGCGGTGGGACGGCCTCCTCGCGGGCGCCGGTCACGATCCCGCGGCCTTTGCGGCGGCGCACCGCCAGGCCTTCGCGCAGGTCATGGGCACGGCCGTTCCCGACGCCGCCGATCTCGCCTGCGAGCGCTTCCGGATGGAGGAGCGCGGCGCCTACGTACAGGAAAACTGGGTCCTCGGACGCCGCGGCGAGGGTGACGCCATCCCGGCGCTGTTCTTCCGGGGCGTGGGCCCCGCGCCGCAGGATGCCGTCTTGCTCGTCAGCGGAGGCGGCAAGGAATCCTTCCTCGATCCGGCCACCGGCCTGCCCGGCGCGCTGGTTCAAGGGCTGATCGACGCCGGCCACGCCGTGCTGTGCATCGACCCGTTCCTGACCGGCGAGCAGCGCGGCGTGACGGAACACGTCCAGCGCCTGCGCGCCGGCGGCTTCATGGACACCTTCCAGCCGACCGACACGGGCTACCGGGTGCAGGACGTGATCACGGCGGCGGCCTTCCTCCGCGCGCGCCGCGACCTGACCGGCAGCGTGACCGTCGCGGGCCTCGATTCCGCCGGCCTGTGGACATTGCTGGCGAGCGCGGTCGACGGGCAGATGACAAAGACCTACGCCGACCTCGGCGGCTTCGATCCGGAAAGCGACCAGGCCTGGGTGGAACAGCACTATCTGCCCTGCATTCGGAGTGTGAGGGATGTGAAAACGGCTTCCGCACTCATCGCGCCGGCGCCGCTCTTCGTGGCCACCGAGAGCGCCACCGCGCCCAGGGGGATGATTGGGGCGGTGGGAGTCGCCTCGGCATCGGGCGACGCCGCGCTGCTGAGCCTGTTGAAGTAG
- a CDS encoding metallophosphoesterase — protein MTTPTDTLIHITDLHFWEVVKNPFALLNKRFLGNANVIYRRRKEFHMRQAEPYADHLASLGISECLIGGDFTSTATHAEYRMGRAFVDGLTRRGLNVHLMPGNHDVYTFESVRARRFEHYFAGLAPDAGYPCALALPGGTPLILTPTVCPNYFSSAGRITRAEAEATGALVEAAPPGPVFVAGHYPILHRTASYTSPRSRQLRNAEALRTALGETGRDILYIAGHVHRFSFTRDARYPTLRHLTTGAFFLQRPGDACQGAFSTVSARADGFQVDWHSFDGAWSATRVDVAADGAN, from the coding sequence ATGACCACACCCACCGACACCCTGATTCACATCACCGACCTCCATTTCTGGGAAGTCGTGAAAAATCCCTTCGCCCTGTTGAACAAGCGCTTTCTCGGCAACGCCAACGTAATCTACCGCCGCAGGAAGGAATTCCACATGCGGCAGGCGGAGCCCTACGCGGATCACCTGGCCAGCCTGGGCATTTCCGAATGCCTCATCGGGGGCGACTTCACCTCGACCGCCACCCACGCCGAGTATCGCATGGGGCGCGCGTTTGTCGATGGCCTGACGCGCCGGGGCCTCAATGTCCACCTGATGCCCGGCAATCACGACGTCTACACCTTCGAATCCGTGCGCGCGCGGCGCTTCGAACACTACTTCGCCGGCCTCGCGCCGGACGCCGGCTACCCCTGCGCCCTGGCGCTTCCGGGCGGCACACCGCTCATCCTTACGCCCACCGTCTGCCCCAATTATTTTTCCTCGGCGGGACGGATAACCCGGGCCGAGGCCGAGGCCACGGGCGCACTCGTGGAGGCGGCCCCGCCCGGCCCGGTTTTCGTCGCGGGGCACTACCCGATTCTCCACCGTACGGCGAGCTACACCAGCCCCCGCTCGCGGCAACTTCGCAATGCCGAAGCGTTGCGCACGGCCCTCGGTGAAACCGGCCGAGACATCCTGTACATCGCGGGGCACGTGCACCGGTTCAGCTTTACCCGCGACGCGCGCTATCCCACCCTGCGCCACCTCACGACCGGAGCCTTCTTTCTCCAGCGTCCGGGCGACGCCTGCCAGGGCGCCTTCAGCACCGTAAGCGCGCGGGCGGATGGCTTCCAGGTGGACTGGCACAGTTTCGACGGCGCCTGGAGCGCCACGCGGGTGGATGTCGCGGCGGATGGGGCCAATTAA
- a CDS encoding peptidylprolyl isomerase: MTRYLLALLLAAPALAQAPNLERMDVVQRSLPDGPVALVDGAPITRGDFLFLYQSQCMILASQGKKLDDTTRIKAGITTLAELVQREILNQLGERRKLDISQKKVNDAYAEQMKTLIERFSTDEFTPTENDLLERSGQTKEDALRDIRKALMVDLASDALADEKKVTVSDAEARDFYNKYQERFQRPGMLHLKQIYVRPGKDPATATEKDWADAEKKVRNAAARFQVGDTFEAVARSMSDGKDREQGGDMEMRPASNLPPVYVERSKSMKEGETSEPFRSEFGWHIIRLMARESEADIPFEKARDGIKRQLREIKKLAVVEDYCRPIMADAGRVQIFLDLKIPEDAAANTR, translated from the coding sequence ATGACACGTTACCTTCTCGCCCTCCTCCTCGCCGCGCCCGCGCTGGCCCAGGCGCCCAATCTTGAACGCATGGACGTGGTGCAGCGCTCGCTTCCCGACGGGCCGGTCGCCCTGGTGGATGGCGCTCCCATTACCCGCGGCGATTTTCTGTTTCTCTACCAGAGCCAGTGCATGATCCTGGCGTCGCAGGGAAAGAAGCTGGATGACACCACCCGGATCAAGGCGGGCATCACCACCCTGGCGGAACTGGTGCAGCGCGAGATCCTCAACCAGCTGGGCGAGCGGCGCAAGCTGGATATCTCCCAGAAGAAAGTCAACGACGCCTACGCGGAGCAGATGAAGACCCTGATCGAGCGCTTCAGCACCGACGAATTCACGCCGACCGAGAACGACCTGCTGGAGCGTTCCGGCCAGACGAAGGAGGATGCCCTGCGCGATATTCGCAAGGCCCTTATGGTGGATCTGGCCAGCGACGCGCTCGCCGACGAGAAAAAGGTCACCGTGAGCGACGCCGAGGCCCGCGATTTCTACAACAAGTACCAGGAGCGCTTCCAGCGCCCCGGAATGCTCCACCTCAAGCAAATCTATGTGCGCCCCGGCAAGGACCCCGCCACCGCCACGGAGAAGGACTGGGCGGACGCGGAGAAGAAAGTCCGCAATGCGGCCGCGCGCTTCCAGGTGGGCGACACCTTCGAGGCGGTCGCGCGATCCATGTCCGACGGCAAGGACCGGGAGCAGGGCGGCGACATGGAAATGCGCCCCGCGAGCAACCTTCCCCCCGTCTATGTCGAACGTTCGAAATCCATGAAGGAGGGCGAAACGTCCGAGCCCTTCAGGAGCGAGTTCGGGTGGCACATCATCCGGCTCATGGCGCGCGAGAGCGAGGCGGACATCCCCTTTGAGAAGGCGCGCGACGGGATCAAGCGGCAGCTCCGCGAAATCAAGAAGCTCGCGGTTGTGGAAGACTACTGCCGCCCGATCATGGCCGACGCCGGGCGCGTCCAAATCTTCCTGGACCTGAAGATCCCCGAGGACGCCGCCGCCAACACGCGCTGA
- a CDS encoding peptidoglycan DD-metalloendopeptidase family protein codes for MSIIPTLALLGASLLCGSAPGTYAWPLALEPQLTSSFCEYRPGRFHAGIDLRTNGVGRDVFAAGDGYISRVRCSPYGYGKAVYLQLNDGNSAVYAHLSGFYPELEEFVRREQHGRKSYTVDIHLQAGQFPIRKGQLIAKSGQTGIGAPHLHFEMRDTSGDPVNPRLLGFDWPDSTPPRIDKVLVAAKGLDGRVNGDIVPMVLDATRDESGRLRTTPIYVEGLIGVGADVTDPGAGGYNLGVHRLRLLAGDTEVFRVQHDRMSYGNHRNGAVSYHPYMRDQGRFLVLWRWPGNTFSSYQHSRGDGWLAVTPDLRELTVEATDFHENATTVTIPIVPGAPPSLPAERYVGSIDVWGPELIVSQQLPPGASGAPRLHTGGGPDLPFAPFGDGLFRAAFQPSASGRYTLNAVHDALPDAPREVAAFVQGQRRTTVTMGDVELSARPNSGYGVLFLRAWKHAAPPAHPLPARSDAYQIWPTGAPIFDAVQVSIPLSEGARYAPNVHVYRHRGASWSREDTTHRNGRLEFEMTSPGIFMAMEDAARPNFANVTPPEGYAAQTRRPEIRANVSDTGSGIAGFSITCGGQWLLSAYDPERDLLYWEQDADLPPGPLELVFTLTDAAGNTARYTRNITVP; via the coding sequence GTGAGCATCATCCCGACCCTGGCCCTCCTGGGCGCGAGCCTGCTCTGCGGGAGCGCGCCGGGTACGTATGCCTGGCCCCTCGCCCTGGAACCCCAGCTGACTTCCAGTTTCTGCGAGTACCGGCCCGGGCGCTTTCACGCGGGCATCGACCTGCGCACCAACGGCGTCGGGCGGGACGTATTCGCGGCGGGTGACGGATACATCAGCCGTGTTCGCTGCTCGCCGTACGGGTACGGCAAGGCCGTCTACCTGCAATTGAACGACGGCAACTCGGCGGTCTACGCGCACCTTTCCGGTTTCTACCCGGAACTGGAAGAGTTCGTCCGCCGGGAGCAGCACGGCCGCAAGAGCTACACCGTCGATATCCACCTCCAGGCGGGCCAGTTTCCGATCCGCAAGGGCCAGCTTATTGCGAAGAGCGGCCAGACCGGCATCGGGGCGCCGCACCTCCATTTCGAAATGCGCGACACCTCCGGGGATCCGGTCAACCCGCGCCTCCTCGGCTTTGACTGGCCCGATTCGACGCCGCCGCGGATCGACAAGGTGCTCGTGGCGGCAAAGGGCCTGGACGGCCGCGTCAACGGCGACATCGTTCCCATGGTGCTGGACGCGACCCGTGACGAGAGCGGCCGCCTCCGCACCACGCCCATCTACGTGGAAGGGCTTATTGGGGTTGGCGCGGACGTCACCGACCCCGGCGCGGGCGGGTACAACCTGGGCGTGCACCGCCTCCGCCTGCTCGCGGGCGACACCGAAGTGTTCCGCGTGCAGCATGATCGGATGAGCTACGGCAACCACCGCAACGGCGCGGTTTCCTACCATCCGTACATGCGTGACCAGGGCCGCTTTCTGGTGCTCTGGCGCTGGCCGGGCAACACCTTTTCAAGCTACCAGCACAGCCGGGGAGATGGCTGGCTGGCCGTGACGCCGGACCTGCGGGAACTCACGGTGGAAGCAACCGACTTCCACGAGAACGCCACCACCGTAACGATCCCGATCGTTCCCGGCGCCCCGCCCAGCCTGCCCGCCGAACGCTATGTCGGCAGTATCGACGTATGGGGCCCGGAGCTGATCGTTTCGCAGCAGTTGCCCCCGGGCGCCTCGGGCGCGCCCCGCCTCCACACCGGCGGCGGCCCCGACCTGCCCTTCGCGCCCTTCGGGGATGGCCTGTTCCGCGCCGCCTTTCAGCCCTCCGCCAGCGGCCGCTACACGCTGAACGCGGTCCACGACGCACTGCCGGACGCGCCGCGCGAAGTCGCGGCCTTTGTCCAGGGCCAGCGCCGCACCACCGTCACGATGGGCGATGTGGAGCTGTCCGCGCGCCCCAACAGCGGCTATGGCGTGCTCTTCCTCCGCGCCTGGAAGCATGCCGCGCCGCCGGCGCACCCGCTGCCCGCGCGGAGCGACGCCTACCAGATCTGGCCGACCGGCGCGCCCATCTTTGACGCCGTCCAGGTCTCGATTCCGCTCTCGGAGGGCGCGCGCTATGCCCCCAACGTGCACGTGTACCGCCACCGGGGCGCTTCCTGGTCGCGCGAGGATACAACCCACCGAAACGGACGCCTGGAATTCGAAATGACGTCGCCGGGGATCTTCATGGCGATGGAGGACGCCGCGCGCCCGAACTTCGCCAACGTCACGCCGCCGGAGGGCTATGCCGCGCAGACGCGCCGTCCCGAGATTCGAGCGAACGTCTCGGACACGGGCAGCGGGATCGCCGGTTTCTCGATTACCTGTGGCGGGCAATGGCTCCTTTCGGCCTACGACCCCGAACGCGATCTCCTGTATTGGGAACAGGACGCCGACCTCCCGCCGGGGCCGCTGGAACTGGTGTTCACCCTGACCGACGCCGCCGGAAACACCGCGCGGTACACCCGCAACATCACCGTGCCGTGA
- a CDS encoding nucleoside 2-deoxyribosyltransferase, protein MSNNPRKIYLCGPIMDVSGGESTEWRSRAKERLSGKFVVLDPMRRNFRDREIDSANEIVDFDLQDVRDADILLVNYTKASIGTSMEVFYASHDLGKFVIAFSPFAFQDMSPWMVKHCTKILPDLGEALGYIDRHF, encoded by the coding sequence ATGAGCAACAATCCCCGAAAAATCTATCTCTGCGGCCCGATCATGGACGTGAGCGGCGGCGAAAGCACGGAATGGCGCAGCCGCGCGAAGGAGCGCCTCTCGGGCAAATTCGTCGTGCTGGATCCGATGCGCCGCAACTTCCGCGACCGCGAGATTGACAGCGCCAACGAGATCGTGGATTTCGACCTGCAAGACGTGCGCGACGCGGACATCCTGCTCGTCAACTACACCAAGGCCTCCATAGGGACCTCCATGGAGGTCTTCTACGCATCCCACGACCTCGGCAAGTTCGTCATCGCGTTCAGCCCCTTCGCCTTTCAGGACATGTCGCCCTGGATGGTGAAACATTGCACGAAAATCCTGCCGGATCTGGGCGAAGCGCTGGGTTATATCGACCGGCACTTCTAA
- a CDS encoding ABC transporter ATP-binding protein: protein MSAHAEKVIEVSDLVVEYKTDGGKLIRAVDGLNLSVRRGEVVGFIGPNGAGKSTCIKVLMGFRTPTRGTVRVMGLPAGDMRGRRQVGFLPEVALYYPFLTARETLRMFAKLREIPRARREAVIDELLAKVKLSGRDREPVRGFSKGMLQRVGIAQAIMGDPDLLILDEVTSGLDPVARYDVRRILMDFKAKGKTVFFSSHELSEVTMLCDRVILIDEGRVLVEDQLAALSGAMRRHIVKVDGLHSPPELPADVFIHAVSNGQTTFSAENGEARDALLAMLEVDGLVPQAAYEEPGSLEDYFVHSIGHKVS from the coding sequence ATGAGCGCGCACGCGGAGAAGGTAATCGAAGTCAGCGATCTGGTGGTCGAGTACAAGACGGACGGCGGGAAGCTTATACGCGCGGTGGACGGGCTGAACCTGTCCGTTCGGCGCGGCGAGGTGGTGGGATTCATCGGGCCGAATGGGGCGGGCAAGTCGACCTGCATCAAGGTGCTCATGGGGTTCCGCACGCCGACGCGGGGAACGGTCCGGGTGATGGGTCTGCCCGCGGGCGATATGCGGGGCCGGCGCCAGGTTGGGTTTCTTCCGGAGGTGGCGCTGTACTACCCGTTCCTGACGGCGCGCGAGACGCTTCGGATGTTTGCGAAGTTACGCGAAATTCCGCGCGCGCGCCGGGAAGCCGTGATCGACGAGCTGCTTGCGAAGGTGAAGCTCAGCGGGCGCGATCGCGAGCCGGTGCGCGGCTTTTCGAAGGGGATGCTGCAGCGGGTTGGGATTGCGCAGGCGATCATGGGCGATCCCGATTTGCTGATTCTGGACGAAGTGACCTCGGGCCTCGATCCCGTGGCGCGCTACGATGTCCGGCGCATTCTGATGGACTTCAAGGCGAAAGGGAAGACGGTGTTCTTTTCTTCGCACGAGCTGTCGGAAGTCACCATGCTCTGCGATCGCGTGATCCTCATCGATGAGGGCCGCGTGCTTGTTGAGGACCAGCTGGCCGCGCTCTCCGGGGCGATGCGCCGCCACATCGTGAAGGTTGACGGCCTTCACTCGCCGCCGGAACTGCCGGCGGATGTGTTCATCCATGCCGTGAGCAACGGGCAGACGACGTTCTCGGCGGAGAACGGCGAGGCCCGGGACGCGCTCCTGGCGATGCTGGAGGTGGATGGTCTGGTTCCGCAGGCGGCGTACGAGGAGCCGGGATCGCTTGAGGATTACTTCGTACACAGTATTGGGCACAAAGTCAGCTAA
- a CDS encoding ABC transporter permease, giving the protein MEKVLGIAQVTIIESFRRKDPYVLLILAALIIFGAGLFSRFGTEGLGKFVKDVGYTVTGMLSVLICVVTAARQLPNEIQNRTLYPLLAKPVSRFQVFLGKYLGVGVMASAVVLLFSLELYFLFRVLGIPVNGVFFQAVYLRVLAMWIIAGMTLSLSVYMTQSGNVTVSLLLALAMQTFANTLITVRTDLQGWGLWLVDALYWILPHLELFDLTKREVHNFPAAPLWVLGALTVYAALYSGVFMAAGMQRFRALNL; this is encoded by the coding sequence ATGGAAAAAGTATTGGGCATTGCCCAGGTCACCATCATTGAGTCGTTCCGGCGGAAGGACCCCTATGTACTGCTTATTCTTGCCGCCCTGATCATCTTCGGCGCGGGCCTTTTCAGCCGCTTCGGCACCGAAGGCCTCGGCAAGTTCGTGAAGGATGTGGGGTATACCGTCACCGGAATGCTCTCGGTCCTCATATGCGTCGTGACGGCGGCGCGCCAGCTCCCCAATGAAATCCAGAACAGGACGCTCTACCCATTGTTGGCGAAGCCCGTCTCGCGGTTCCAGGTGTTCCTGGGCAAGTATCTCGGGGTGGGCGTCATGGCGTCCGCCGTCGTGCTGCTGTTCTCGCTGGAACTCTATTTCCTGTTTCGGGTGCTGGGGATTCCGGTAAACGGCGTGTTCTTTCAGGCCGTCTACCTGCGCGTGCTGGCGATGTGGATCATCGCCGGGATGACGCTCAGCCTATCCGTATACATGACCCAGAGCGGAAATGTTACGGTGTCGCTGCTTCTCGCGCTGGCGATGCAGACCTTCGCCAACACCCTCATCACCGTCCGGACCGACCTGCAAGGCTGGGGCCTGTGGCTGGTGGACGCGCTCTACTGGATTCTTCCGCACCTCGAGCTCTTCGACCTGACGAAGCGTGAAGTACACAACTTTCCGGCGGCGCCGTTGTGGGTGCTCGGAGCGCTGACCGTGTACGCGGCCCTGTACTCCGGCGTGTTCATGGCCGCCGGCATGCAGCGCTTCCGCGCGCTCAACCTTTGA